From Spirochaetales bacterium:
TCTGTCTGTGCGGGGGAGAACCCCTGATCAGGTTTCATTTGATATGCGACATCTCCTCGATGCTCAAGGAGAACGACATCATGGTTTCCATGGTGACGAACGGATACCTGCTGACGGAGGAAAAGGCGGAAAAATTGTTCGCTTCCGGCGTACGCCGCGTCCAGGTAAGCCTCGATGGGGCCTGTCCGGAAACCCATGAGCGATTGAGAGTGAAAAAGGGAAGTTTTAATAAAGCGATCGAGGCGATAAAAATATTCAAGACTGCGGGATTCGACGATGTCGGTGTGGCGTTCACCCCGACCAATTTCAATTGTCACGAGGCAAGCGATGTGATCGCTTTATGCCGGAACCTCGGTGTCAGGGATTTCAGGGTACAGCCATTGATGTGTATCGGCCGGGCGAAGACGAACATGGGAAATATACTTCCTTCGAATTACCAATACCGCAACCTCGTCAAGACACTCAATGAATCAAAGACCGAATATACAGACATTAAGATCGAATGGGGCGATCCGATCGACCATTTGATTCGCTTCCGTACCGTCACACAACACCTGAACGTCTTTCTCGTCGTTCAGGC
This genomic window contains:
- a CDS encoding radical SAM protein, whose amino-acid sequence is MAELQLPVNTSIQIKHAEIVKGPTQIAFDITNKCNFRCLHCFNRSSENDRMNDELTDKQVKYFIKDIIKMKPFNICLCGGEPLIRFHLICDISSMLKENDIMVSMVTNGYLLTEEKAEKLFASGVRRVQVSLDGACPETHERLRVKKGSFNKAIEAIKIFKTAGFDDVGVAFTPTNFNCHEASDVIALCRNLGVRDFRVQPLMCIGRAKTNMGNILPSNYQYRNLVKTLNESKTEYTDIKIEWGDPIDHLIRFRTVTQHLNVFLVVQANGDIAASPYLPITIGNIKKHSILKYWKKGLPKVWQFEPIKKIANNIKCMSDFSKEHKDLPIVWFDQNIRYDVIDDKLISS